CAGCAATGGCTACGAGATCAAGTACTTCGAAGACATCAAGCTGACCGGTATCAGTGCCTCGACCAAAATCGGCGACACCCAGGTCGGCGCCGAATGGTCGTACCGCGACGGTGCGCCGGTGATGGTCAATACCGGCCTCGGCGCTGTGCCGGCCAAGGGCAAGGGCCAGCAAATGCAGTTGTCGGCGATCCGTATCCTGGGGGATCGTCCCTGGGCCAGCCAGACCAGCCTGACTGCCGAAATCATCCGCGTGCAGGTCGACAGCGTCGAATCCACTTCGGCGGCGCCCAACCTGCAAGGTGTAAACCTGCTGCCTACCCTGGCACCTCTAGTGGCCTCTTCCGATGACTATACCTACAGCACCGCCGCGGGATACCGAACCAAGTCTTCCAGCGCCTACACCGTGGGCGCATCGTTCAGTTATCCGGGAGTTTTCCAAGGCTGGGATCTGGAAGTCCCCTTTAGCTTCTCCAACGTCTTCAGCGGATCCACGCCCATGGCCGGAAGCATCTCCGGCGTCGCCGGTGACCGACGCCTGAGCGCGGGCACGACCTTCAAGTACCTAGGCAATCTGGAACTGGGGTTGAAATACATCGCCTACCTGGGTGAAGCCGACGCGATCGATCGTCCGTTCGCCGACCGCGACTACGCCACATTCTCGATGAAATACACCTTCTGATCGACCACTCAAGATCCGGGTCGCCTTGCTGCGCCCGGGCCTGACCACAACCTGGAACTGGCCGCAGCGTAACGCTTCGGCATGGAGGCACTATGGGACTCAAAGGGCATGCGGCCATTGTTGGCACCGCACAGTACAAACCGGAGAAGTATTCGACCGCGCCCAAGATGTTTCACCTTGAGCAAGTCGCCGACCTGGCGGCCCAGGCCCTGCGCGATGCAGGGCTCAAGGCCTCGGACCTCGACGGGCTGGTGATCAACGGCCCGCATTTTCATGAAGCCTCGGTGTTCGTACCGGCGATGGCCGCCGAATACCTGGGCCTGCGCCTGAACTTCGCCGAAGTGGTGGACCTGGGTGGCTGCACCTCGGTCGGCATGGTCTGGCGCGCCGCCGCGGCGATCGAACTGGGCCTGTGCCAGGCCGTTCTGTGCGTTATCCCCGCGCGCATGGCGCCATTGGGGCCTGGCGAAGACGCCGGCTGGATGGCCCGCTCCATGCGTTTCGGTGGACACAGTACGGCATTTGGCGCGCCCGAGGCCGAGTTCGACCTGCCTTACGGGCACATGGGCCAGAACACCGGCTACGCGATGATTGCCCAGCGTTATGCCGCGCAGTACGACTACGACCAGCGGGCGATGGCCAAGATCGCCGTCGACCAGCGCACCAACGCCCTGGCCAATCCGCAAGCGATGTTCTATGGCCAACCGTTGACCATCGAACAGGTGCTGGCGAGCAAAATGGTTGCCGACCCGCTGCAC
The Pseudomonas sp. MYb327 DNA segment above includes these coding regions:
- a CDS encoding thiolase family protein; this translates as MGLKGHAAIVGTAQYKPEKYSTAPKMFHLEQVADLAAQALRDAGLKASDLDGLVINGPHFHEASVFVPAMAAEYLGLRLNFAEVVDLGGCTSVGMVWRAAAAIELGLCQAVLCVIPARMAPLGPGEDAGWMARSMRFGGHSTAFGAPEAEFDLPYGHMGQNTGYAMIAQRYAAQYDYDQRAMAKIAVDQRTNALANPQAMFYGQPLTIEQVLASKMVADPLHVLEIVMPVAGGAAMIITNKQVAARARKRPSFITGFGEHLAFKSPSYAEDMLRTPIGPASERAFAMAGLKPKDVDAAQIYDCYTITTLLTLEDAGFCGKGEGMAFVREHDLTWRGDFPMNTHGGQLSFGQSASAGGMSQVIEAVTQIAGTAGERQLGRCDSVYVSGTGGVMSEQGALILQGA